A region of the Lycium barbarum isolate Lr01 chromosome 1, ASM1917538v2, whole genome shotgun sequence genome:
TAATGACGGTGTTGTCGTTATCATCAAAcctccgctcagtcaaaaataaaaaataaattcacaAGGCATACTTTgggtttcaaactctaccttaaggcaaaagaaaaaaattactttgcTGAAATTTTACAAacctttgccttaaggcctaatttttgagtaaagtttgccttaaggcataagtttgccttaaggcataagttgggatccaacttatgccttgcgattttttttttttactgagtctGAGTTTGAATCCTGGACCCAAGACCTCTGGGTGTTAACCGaacgacaaaaattaaagaccaccaatgtgagggataaaaattaaagaccaccccaaaagaaggtcaatccgcgcaaaaaaatgattcgggatggtctttaatttttgtccctcaaatttgctggtctttaatttttaccttttAAAATGTCTAACGGGACATATATTCTTTAAGGGCACTGGCATAACTTGATGATATTATTATTCGTAACTCATGCCTCTCTCGATTTTGAAGGTTAAAAATCAATCCAGCCCATTTGAAGCACAGaatattaaagaccagcacaaaacagggacaaaagtgcaaatgacccaaacTGATTACTTTTCTGAAGAGATATAAAATGGCGAACGAAAATTACAGTTAGGGTTTCTTCTGTCATCTTCTTTTGTCAACAGCTACTCCGTCACAAGTTTGAGGACCTCCATTAACAACTATGGTACGCTAATTTCTCTTTATTAAAAATGATTTAAAGTTTATGAATTCTGAACTTGACACCGAACCCATAACTGGTTTTAGTTACCGGGTTCAACTTTAATTATTGATACATATTGGATAGATTTTCTAATACAAATACAAGGGCTAAGCAGTTTATCCGAACGCGTACTTAATATTGTAGCTCCACCCCCGGTTGTATGCCCAGTGCTTTTATGCCTCACCCCTTTCGGTTGTTAGGTCTTCAATCAGTTTTTTTGCTTTCTAAAGAAGATCCGAAAACTAACTGTGTAGAGTTGGATGAGAAGAGTAATGGTTGACTTAGCTACTTTGGATATGCCATATTGgggtatacaacaacaacaatatatctAGTGTAATCCGATAAGTGGGGTgtgggaagggtagagtgtacgcaggcCTTACTCCTACCTTCTTggcaggtagagaggttgtttctgattgACCTGCAGCTCAAGTAAAGCAGACACACAGCGATTAAATAAACATAAGCAGTAATAATAGCAGGATAGTATGAAAACTGAAGCAGGAGAGACAACGAGCAGTAATAAGAATAAGAAATACgagaataataaaataataaaaagatgaaaataatactAATCCTACAGGTAAAGAAAAGCAAACTCGTATCTGCGTACTCCTAGCCTTCTACCCTATTCCTTGACCTCCACGCCCTCCTATCTAGGGGTATGTAGTCTCTTAACATTTGTCTTTGAATTGGCTTTGTTGGAATTATATTTGAGTTATTATGCATTTTTTCAAGATTGAGAAAAGATGAATTACATAAGGGAAAATATAGAATTGAACCATGTATATATGAACAGTGTtgtatcaaaataaaaaaaaagtatacaTGAACCAGGTGGAAGAATGTATTGAGACACTGCAAACAGTATCACGTGCATGACATAGATCCTTTTGCATTGTTGCCTTTTCTTCTCAAATGTTACATCCAAACCTGTTAGATTGCTTGGATTGGGAGGTCAAATATTACATGTTAGTCCAAGTTGAGCTAGTGTAGATAgcattatgttcatgttttttctCTAAGTAATCCATTTCAAAGCTATTCTATGTGAATTGTAAAGCTGATAACCTTTTGCTGCAGACTAAGAGGACGAAGAAGGCTGGAATAGTTGGCAAGTATGGTATGTACTAACTATGTACTATCGTTCCTTATATTACTTCATTTTTTCTGTATGACCATCTTGATCTTTATGAACACTCATGCACTTCTAAATGTAAGTTCACGTCAATGACAAGCGAGTGATTTTTTGATTGGGGGCCCCTAAAGCACATGTAGGATAAGCAGGTGCTTCAGGAGACGGTATAAAAGTGGATCCGGTCCAAGAAAGATAACTCTCAACAAAGAAAACGAAGCTAGAACTAATCAAGATCAATAGAAAGCTAGGAATCTATTGACAAAGTTCATGCCAGGGCGATCTCACAAGATAGGGCTATGCTTGACAGTTTATGTTACTGAGCCATTGGGGACATTTTGATTACTTTAAGAATCAGCGGTGCTTATATGAACTTGCTTTAGTCATAGATTCCCACTCTTATGGCTAAAATGATAGTGGGGAGTTTTATGAAAAGCTATATCTTCATATCTTCCTTTGATATAAGAGAATCTAGCATTTCTTTTGAAGTTGAACAAAAGTTATGTGCTTTTATTTGTTGACAGAGTTGTATTCCTGACTGATTTGCTGTCTATTTTCAGGTACCCGTTATGGTGCCAGTCTGCGAAAGCAGATTAAGAAGATGGAGGTTAGCCAGCATAGCAAGTATTTCTGTGAGTTTTGTGGGAAGGTATATGATTTTCTGGTTTAAGGATGTGATATTTGCTATACTTGTGCTGCATTTCTTCATTTCCATTCTATATTTGCAATTTATTTATATGTTTTGACATCGTGCTGGTTGCCTGATACATCTTATTATGTTCAGTATGCAGTGAAGAGAAAGGCAGTAGGGATATGGGGCTGCAAAGATTGTGGCAAAGTCAAAGCAGGCGGTGCTTATACATTGAAGTAATTACTCTTACAATGTGTCCTTATTTTGCCTTTCGTTTGATTGTGAACTAATTCTACTTTCCTTTGCAATAGTACTGCAAGTGCTGTCACAGTTAGGAGCACAATCCGAAGACTGAGGGAGCAAACTGAGAGTTGAGCACGTGTTAGTTTTCATGGCAACTGTTGGGTCTCAAGATCAGAGTTCTTTTTCCTCTTTGTGGACATTTTGATGGTTGTGAACGACCTCAAGTTGTCATTGGTCTACTGTATAGAGAAACCTAGTTTAACTCGAGATGATTTCTGCAATTGTTGCACTCAAGTTTATAGCCGGATGCCTTAAATATGGTTTATCTTATTTTGCTGTTTTTGTTGCGTTGCACCGGTCAACTTCAAATCTGATTTACCAATATAAGTTTCTAGAGTGGTAAAGACGAAACTAATCTCATCATCTATCCATTTTAAGGAAAGATTTAACATCTTCAGAATCCACTCCCAATTTTAAAAGGTCTCCCAATTTCAAAAGGTCGGCATTCAACACGATCTATAGACAATATCAAAAGTTGGACCAATGTTACCCAGTGCTCTGACAATGATAACTTCAAGATGCATATATCTAAAGAGAACTCCATGAGAATATAATAAGACTTAATACTCTGAATTTGTCTCTTTTTCATTTTGacattgttcttattgaattccTGAACTCgttctcaagtgtgtctatcaaacacaatctgacCTACATAGTGTTCTATCTTCAATGTAGCAatatgctaatatatattctaatttaattatgccatttttagctaagattaacaacaattgagagggaaaaaagagtaagctcttaattaagctgacAGTGAAATAGTAGAACCAGCAAAAACTGACTCAttcatgacctaaagaatagcttatAACACATCTAAAATATTAACTTTACTTTCATTatcacaatttatttttttgcttCTAATAATAATCAGATCTAGaaggtttgatagacacacttgaggacgagttcaggggttcaataggaacaacacttaattgaggtgccaaaatgaaaaaaagggacaagtttagggggctgcatatgcattaagccataTAATAATGTGTTATTTTTATACTTCATTGGACTTGGTTCACACAAATACAATAATCAGGAGTCAGCGTCGCCCACATATTGAATGTTTTTTCTGGACTCACTGGTTTGAGAGCAAAAGCTTTTATGGTTTAAACCTGAACTATTTAGTGTGCTCAAACGACGTATCAAAGTAAAGTTACTTAATATTGCTGACTTGCTAGATCCCTTATAAACTAAGTCTAAACAATTTACGTCCAATTTTATGATATGTTGCTGACAAATCCTTAGCCTGGTGAACGACAGGAAGCCGAGCAAGAGACCTTCAATTCCCACTTATCTAAGGACTCTCTACTAGTGCGCGCTATAAGAATTTGCAACTATCCaagcttaatattttttttataaatgacATTTGAAATATATCCATTCAAGCTTTGACCAACAGTGATCTGTTTTCCCTACCAGACATAGAGCATTTGAATCTTTTAATGCAGCGTTCTGCCCTCTAAACTCAACTTTCGGCAACTCAAGGTACTAGAAAAGCAAGGAAGTTTTATAGCTGAAATCTTTTCGACTTTTAATGATTGACAAATCTGTTTTGAGCTTTCACGCTCGGTGGTTAATGAATCTATCCCTCTTTCTCCACTTAAAATACCAAAGTCCCACAAGGCTGAAATATGACTTAATCTCAGCCACAAAGCGAAAAGGTTAACTATTTATCAACACAAGATCCTTCACCCTGCAAAATTATGTATTGGCAGAAGTCAAAGGGGAAACTAAAGAACAGGCTTTTATAGACACACATCATGTATTCAAGAGGGCACAGTGACAGTAAGGGCAACAGATATCTGAAGGATACTCCTAACAAAAATGCACATGATCAATTGTGAAACCCCAGGACGGAAAAGTCAACTGTACATACCATGTACGAATGTCAAATGCAAGTTATGATGCTTGGATGTTACTGACATAAAACTCAGGCAACAAAAGATTTTGTAACGAAGACTTGTGAGGTTTCCACAGGCCAAAAAAAGGCATGAACTGTCGCATGGAAAGTATCTTCATACATAAAAGTAGCTCAAATTAATTTGTTATCACACAGCATCTTCAAAAGCCTGTATGAGAATAAAACCTATAACAGAACCTTACAATTCTAGATGTGCTATTAGAAGTATTACCTCTCCTAGCACATTAATAAGGAGAACATCACCAGTAGGTAACTACCAGGATCACGGCTTGTGGACCTTGAAACCAAACACTCTGGGAACATAGCTCTGAGAAATCTTCTGTGGCTTGAGGTGTCCATAAGTCATCAAGAACAAGTGCGGAAATGTGGTTCCAAAGTAAGCTCCATCAATGTCTTTGGCACAATAAAGGAAATGCAAAAGCGAAATAGGTATAGATGCAAAAATGGAAGGAGAATCTAAAATATCATCCCCGTCTTGCCTGGGGGAAAATGTCTATATGTGTCGATAGATACAACAGCGTTTACAGATTGACCCCTCTTCAAATCTATCCACCCATCCACTTTgacgttttttttaaaaaaacgaaagcgggggttttttttttgtgtgtgtgtgtgggtgtgGGGTTGGGGGGGCGGGGGGCTGTGGAAGAACGGTTCCAACAAAGACACTGCTTACTCTGGGATTTTCCAGTACAGAAGATGCTGCTAACATCTACTATGCCTCACCCCAAACAAGTTCGGTTAACCATATGAATCTTCACTGATAGTGCAACTCCATTAAGCGCATACCCGGACAATATAACACAAGCAAAAAAATATAGTTGTTCTCTACATCTCTGACATGACTAAGACTCCATAAAAGCTAACATGACCAAAAGTGCTGCTAACTCTTGAGGTAAATTTAACATCCCAATTTTCCCGGAACACTTGCATCCTCTAAAACTTTCACTACGAGATGAAAGCTGCAACCTCAATTCAACATAGGGAGATACAAGACATTGTTCTACTGGACCCACCTTCCGAACCTTAAAGAAAAAGACAGGCATCTTATTTCTTTTTTGAATTTGTAATTAGTAAATGACAGGCATACCAAGAAAAAGGAACTAGATGCAGGAAAAATGAGGGAAGGATGAAGGAATACGCCAATCATTTAATCTTCTTGTGGTAGGTGAGACGTACAAGTCCTACCTCATTCACGGTGTCTCACTTCTTTTATCTCAGAGGTCAAGTTCCTAGTTCTACACATTTCAGATGAACGCGAAAAGGCAAGATGAGGTAATGCAGACAGTATGTTGCTGGTTGAATTAGAAATAACAAATATGAACAAAAAGGATACTCTCATGATATCTTGACCGAGGTGTATACACATCTTCACATCGAGGACAGTATATATTCACCCTGCTTTGTCGAGGAATGTCCGACTGACCAGCGGGGAGGCATGGTTGTCCACAGCAGTAAACTCTTGGACATCTCCCAAACTCAGCATTCTTGTACTTCTCCAACTGAAAATACGAGATACCTTTCAATTATTATAGTTATGACCGCATATAATTTTCAATGATACAAAAAATTCTTACCATAGCAGCGAGTCCCTTTGTTGTCAATATGTAGCGGGCATGTATCAGACCATAAAGCATCTCTGCTGCTGATTCAACTAGTTCATTCTGTTCTTCTGTAAACATATCACCTACACATTTCAGGCATTCTCATCGATCATAGGACCTTTGAGAAACTACCACAAGATAACAGGCAAAGGACCTTTTAAATCCTATCGGTGTAAACCTGACTTTTATTATGGCATGGAGAAATACTTCTCAGATCAAGTTAAGAACACCTCTCTAAATTACTACAATCTTATATAGAGAAAAATCTTCAAAATTACGATAGTTGTAAATAAAAGGCCAAAGGTCTCCTGTAAGATACATTAAATACCAATCACAAAGTCCCACCCTAAACAGAGCTTCATATCCAAAATAAGATGTTTACTGTCAATAAATTGGAAACAGATCCAATGCTAATACTGCTTCTTCGACTGGTAGGTTAGTTTTCATTTGGCAAATTTATCACAAGATCACAAAATTATAATGGAAGCTAACCCAGAAAAACCAGTCTTCATTTTCAGTACATCATGCTCGGGAGCTATTTTAATTTGAACAGTCACCAAGGCGACCTCTACTTGCTAGATAATTTATAAAAAATCCCCTTCCTCTCTGGTGTCCTTAAAAACTCCCAAGTATAAGATATGATATCTTCAAACTAGCAAAGCATATGAGCCCATGCTAGTACAGCAAGAATAATACACATGGGAAACTAATAGAACAATCATCCTATGAGTGCAGATTATAATGTACGCTTGTAAGACAGATTATTAAGACATTCCACCTGAGAGAGTAATAAATATCAGCACATTATTATTAGATCCATAATGCAAAACAAATCGCTATAAATGCCAAACCAGTTTTAATATGGTCCGTCTAATTTTTCATTAACCACAAATGCTATTGACTTATTTGACTAAGAGAACAGAGAGGAACAGATCAGGCCAATCTCAGTTATTGGGCAATCATGACAGCAATAGAAGCCTTAAGAGTGAGTGAGACGTGCAATCACAGCGTATAACAGAAAGAACTGCTCACAATATGGAAAGACAAAACTCACCATGAGAAGATTCGACGTCTAGAATCAGATCAAGTGCGTAATCATAATACGGTACAAGGCTGCTTAGACCGCAAAGGTTAAAGTCATCTTGGATGTAGTCATCATCAACTTCACAGAAGAACTCATTTCCACGTAGACCACAGTACCATGAGATCCATGAAGTGTCTTCTCCATCAGAACCACTAATATCTGACGCCTCACTGTCCGTTTCAGATTCTGTTGCAAATGGGAAACACAAGCAGAAACTTCAACAAGAAGATTTAGCTTCATAATTGGAGAAATCAATTGTAACTGCTTCACAAAGCTCATAATTACAATTTATAAGTTACGAATCCCCATTTCCTAATAGCTTATGCATTACAATTAATTATCCAACAGCAAGATTATAACCTGATTATCTGAATAACTAACATTTATGGATGTCCAATTTAAACGTCTCGGCTAGAGAGTTCCACATTTGCTATGTAACATAACATTTTTGCCTTGAAAACAGCATTATCAAAACTTGACCAAAATACAGATGATTCATTCCGCCGAGCCCAACTAATATGGATTAAAACCTACTTGATAGATTGCCTGGTCAAAACAAaccaattacaacaacaacaacaacaaccatacctagtgtaatctcacaaagtggggtctggggagggtagagtgtacgcaaaccttacccctacctcgtgaaggtagagaggttgtttccgaaaaaCCTCAGCTCAAGTGCTGCAAATCAAAGTAGCTATGAAAATGGAAAGGCGGCAGGTGAAGAAAACAAGGCAACTAATAAGGAAACAAGCCAATTAAAAGTTTTCACATTATCCCACGTTTCTTTATCGTATTATAACCAATTTTAAATACTAAAAAAGGATTAGTTTTGATTTAAAGAGTTCTCGCATGAGAAACAAGCTATCCAAGATATTATAATTGTGTTAAATTATAGGGAAAATGGTGAAATTTACCCCTCTACTTCCAAAAATAGTTTGCATTTAATCTCCGTTATACTTTTCGAACAAATTTGCTCTCGCTGTTAGCCTTttgttcaaatataccccttgcCCCAACGGAGCCAAGGGTATGGAAAAGTATAGGGGTAAATTTGGCTCTCTTCTGGAAGTACAGGGATAAATTTTCTCTCTTAGGTATAATTTGGCCCTCTTCACATAAAATTCTTGAGATGACTTACTTTAGCTACCTTTCAAATTAGTTAGCTTCAACTCTAGATAACATAATCTAAATTAAATATTGATCGAACATTATGGATCGAAGTGATAGCCAAATCTAAGATAACAATATCTAAGAGAGCAACTTTTGTCCCTGTACTTACAGAACAGGACCAAATTTACCCCTATACTTTGTCTGTACATTTGGCTCCGTTAGGGCTAGGGTATATTTGAACAAAAGGCTAACGGCGAGGACAAATTTGTTCGAAAATGTAAATTAATTttgaaagtagaggggtaaatttgACCATTTTCCCTAAATCTTATCATTTTCGTTATTATCATTGTTCTTTTGTCTTTTTAGCCGAGAGCATGTAAAGGAAGGGGAAGGATGAGAATTGACAACTCCGAGTAAACAAAGCAAAAGCCCATCTGGCCGATCTAAAGCTGGATGAGAAGGCAAACCAACCCTCCAAAGCAGCAAACCTTGCACCTTTTAGGTCACATGGTCCAAGTACTTACTAGCGAGCTCTCAATATCTTTCTAGATGTGTTGTACTTTTGAGATGTATTTCTCAATTTAGTATATGTTGTACCCATTAAAACTTAGAAATAATATCTTTGCATCTGGAGTAGTTTGACTAGTGGAAATTGGGAAGACGACagttttttttctattttgatgAAGCATTAATATCTTTCATTGttggcatcaagaagatgcagaaattcacaaaatggtagAAAGCAAAAAACTTTGTTAGCGTTGTTACATCAAAAAAGTATGCTAGTGTCAGGGAGCTAACCAAGTTCAAAAAGATATCTGGGGAATCTACAGGGGAAGTGTCATTTCTACATCGAAACATAGGAGACGAGGTTTTCTTGACATCCCTTTTTCTCTTTAAATTTAAAAAAGCGAACAAGTCTAGTTGAGCATATAGTCGGCCAAGAAATAAGCCCCATCAGCTAGCTAATTGAAGCAACAAATGCACAAATGTGATCCTCTCCAAtgttcaacaacaacatacccagtgaatcccacaacgtggggtctggggagggtagagtgtatgcaaaccttacccccaccttaggtagggaggctgtttctggaagacccttggctcaagaaaaagcataagaaaggtcagatacgggcaaacaaatcaaagcaattatgaaaatgaaaacaatgaaagtaaataagccattataaaccaacagatactcgtagaaatcaagagacaaggaactatagagcaacataactactcgtaagaaaggataaacgcaactacctactagccttctaccctaatatgagtcctccataccctcctatctaaggtcatgtcctcggtaagcaggaaatgcgccatatcctgtctaatcacttccccccaatacttcttcggcctacctctacctcttctgaaaccgtcgctggccaacctctcgcacctccgcactggggcatttgcatctctccgcatcacatgcccaaaccatctcatcCTCTCCAATGTTCATTTAATCAATATCTCACAAGTGgataggtaatttttttttttttttttttgaaactggtaactgtaaAGTGGATAGGTAATATTGCAATGATACCATCCTTTTGTTCCCAGTAAACGCTTCTACCAATTAATTCGAAAAAAGCTTATGCTATTGCAAGAACTCTCTCCTTTCTGTTTTCTAGTCATTCCGAGAGTCCAGACCTTAAAAAGATTAAGGGGACGTGTTTGCCCTAAAGCTATAACAATAACAAGACTAGACTTGAATCAACATGCAGCCACATGAAGCTTTAATACGCCACGTTCATCTTCAATACCTAAATGCAGAAAAAGTTTAACACTTGTAAACTCCTGAACTTCAAATCAAGCCTTGAAATGTAATTCTGATCATAATTACTCCTTGAATTGTAATTCTGATCATAATTACTCTTCCTATTTGATCTCCATGACCATCAAAGTAACTTTCAAATTAACCAGCCAAAAATCAACCTCTAAAAGTTAAAAACTTTAAATAGCTAGAACAAACAAGCATcacacatgaaaaaaaaaaaggcaacaacCAACATAATATACAAATACAATTTATCAACACGTATTACGTATCCTTTGTTGCAACTAATGTGATGATGTTTCCCTTCCATTTGGGGACGCCTATTACTCCATTTCTACACAACTTTCAGAACTCAAATTCCTTAAACTATCCAAATGATAAAACCTTGACGTGATATACTCCCTATTGAACTATTCAACCATCACTTTGACATTTTCTTCCATTATCACTTAAGAATAAATTCTTCCACTATCACCAATACTATTTGCATACATACATGTGTGTGCGTATGAGTAAAGTTAACATTTTAAACTCCGTTCTAGTCATTTACCATTACAGCACGAacataaatgttggttgaccaaaattgCCCCAAAacattgaacgacttttatacccttacTAATTACTAATCATATTTCTATCGAACAATGAACTACCTCCCTTACTAGTACTACTAACTTTACTAATTACTAATCATATTTCTATCGAACAATGAACTACCCCCCTTACAATTACTACAAACATTACTAATTACCAATCCTATTTCTATTGAACTACCTAAGAGAACGTCTATTACTACTAACGTTACTAACTAATCCTCCAGTGAAAAATTACAACTTAATTATTTGTTTTGAAATGTATATTGATTCAAAACACTTATCTTTCATCAATGTTATTACATTAATTGCGTCTATATATAGCAACTCTTTGTTTTATACAAGTGTTCAATATAATTGAGATGGTATTATCATGCAACGCACGTTCGCAGAAACTAATGGAAAATAATAATGAGTGTATGCAAATAAATATAGATATGATATACCATCAGagcacttattattattattattattatcaggtGGAGGAGGAGCAGCAGTGTTTCCCTTGGATTTGTTGGAGGATAAGGCATTAAATCGGTGATCCTTATTAGTAGCAGTAGTAGTGGATGTAGAAGGAGAAGAGCGCTCCAAATGCTTATCCAAAGCTTCATTTATTAATCTCTTCCTTTCACCACCACCACGTGTAGGTCCCGCCATCTCCGTCTTCGATCCAACTCCAGCtccaacccttctttctttgtaCATATCTTCTTTCTCCTCACCTTTTACCCTACCGCTTCGATGTAACACAAATTTAGGGTTTTTGGTGGGGGATTTTGAAGGGAGATTAGACGGTTATCCCATTTTTTTGAGAGAGAAAAAAGAGGGAATTGGTG
Encoded here:
- the LOC132640746 gene encoding large ribosomal subunit protein eL43, whose amino-acid sequence is MTKRTKKAGIVGKYGTRYGASLRKQIKKMEVSQHSKYFCEFCGKYAVKRKAVGIWGCKDCGKVKAGGAYTLNTASAVTVRSTIRRLREQTES
- the LOC132640734 gene encoding casein kinase II subunit beta-3-like isoform X2, which encodes MYKERRVGAGVGSKTEMAGPTRGGGERKRLINEALDKHLERSSPSTSTTTATNKDHRFNALSSNKSKGNTAAPPPPDNNNNNNKCSDESETDSEASDISGSDGEDTSWISWYCGLRGNEFFCEVDDDYIQDDFNLCGLSSLVPYYDYALDLILDVESSHEEQNELVESAAEMLYGLIHARYILTTKGLAAMLEKYKNAEFGRCPRVYCCGQPCLPAGQSDIPRQSRVNIYCPRCEDVYTPRSRYHENIDGAYFGTTFPHLFLMTYGHLKPQKISQSYVPRVFGFKVHKP
- the LOC132640734 gene encoding putative casein kinase II subunit beta-4 isoform X1, with translation MYKERRVGAGVGSKTEMAGPTRGGGERKRLINEALDKHLERSSPSTSTTTATNKDHRFNALSSNKSKGNTAAPPPPDNNNNNNKCSDESETDSEASDISGSDGEDTSWISWYCGLRGNEFFCEVDDDYIQDDFNLCGLSSLVPYYDYALDLILDVESSHGDMFTEEQNELVESAAEMLYGLIHARYILTTKGLAAMLEKYKNAEFGRCPRVYCCGQPCLPAGQSDIPRQSRVNIYCPRCEDVYTPRSRYHENIDGAYFGTTFPHLFLMTYGHLKPQKISQSYVPRVFGFKVHKP